A window of the Salvelinus sp. IW2-2015 linkage group LG37, ASM291031v2, whole genome shotgun sequence genome harbors these coding sequences:
- the LOC111960408 gene encoding phospholipid scramblase 2, which produces MSAPGYPSPHQGPGSYSTAPYPVPPGGYGDPNHAPPPVGFHMGYNHQQPHPGQPVMYQPVPMPEYGVPQMGPSPGYGGPMPGPEYGAPQMGPSPGYGGPMPGPEYGAPNSGPPAAISPAPAAVVPVGVPPGLEYLTQIDQILIHQKVELLEAFIGFETNNQYEIKNSLGQKIYKAKEKNDCCTRNCCGALRSFDMKIKDNTDREVIRFIRPYRCASCWFPCCLQELEVQAPPGTTIGYVSQDWNPCVPKFSIKGANKETVMKLEGPCFACNCCGDVNFKLTGKDGGKSIGRISKQWSGLIKEVFTDTDNFGIQFPMDLDVKMKAVLMGTCFLIDFMFFEKVGNAKQRNTVFS; this is translated from the exons ATGTCAGCCCCAG GTTACCCATCCCCTCACCAGGGTCCTGGAAGTTACTCCACGGCCCCCTACCCTGTTCCTCCTGGTGGGTATGGTGACCCTAACCATGCTCCCCCACCGGTTGGCTTCCATATGGGCTACAACCACCAACAACCCCACCCAGGCCAGCCTGTGATGTACCAGCCTGTGCCCATGCCCGAATACGGGGTACCTCAAATGGGCCCCAGCCCAGGCTATGGTGGTCCCATGCCTGGGCCTGAGTACGGTGCACCTCAGATGGGCCCCAGCCCAGGCTATGGTGGTCCCATGCCTGGGCCTGAATACGGTGCACCTAACTCGGGCCCTCCTGCAGCCATCTCCCCAGCCCCTGCAGCAGTTGTGCCTGTTGGAGTTCCACCTGGTCTGGAGTACCTAACACAG ATTGACCAGATCCTTATACACCAAAAAGTGGAGTTGCTGGAAG CATTCATTGGCTTTGAGACCAACAACCAGTACGAGATCAAGAACAGCCTGGGTCAGAAGATCTACAAGGCCAAGGAGAAAAACGACTGCTGCACACGCAACTGCTGCGGCGCCCTGCGTAGCTTCGACATGAAGATCAAGGATAACACGGACCGTGAGGTCATCCGCTTCATACGACCCTACCGCTGTGCCTCCTGCTGGTTTCCCTGCTGCCTGCAAGAG CTCGAGGTCCAAGCCCCGCCTGGCACCACCATAGGCTATGTGTCCCAGGACTGGAACCCCTGCGTGCCCAAGTTCTCCATTAAGGGGGCCAACAAGGAGACTGTAATGAAGCTGGAGGGACCCTGCTTTGCCTGCAACTGCTGCGGGGACGTCAACTTCAAG CTGACGGGAAAAGATGGAGGCAAGTCCATCGGCCGCATCAGTAAACAGTGGAGTGGCCTGATAAAGGAGGTCTTCACCGACACGGACAACTTTGGCATCCAGTTCCCCATGGACCTGGACGTCAAGATGAAGGCCGTGCTCATGGGCACCTGTTTCCTCATC GATTTCATGTTCTTCGAGAAGGTTGGCAACGCAAAACAGCGCAACACCGTCTTTTCATAA